The Egibacteraceae bacterium genome segment GCGATCAGTGCCTCGCGGTGGGCGTCGACGTCGGCGATCTGGTCGTTGACCGCCGCCAGCGCCGTGTCCAGGCGCTTGCGACGTTCGTGCAGGAGCGCCAGCTGCTCGTCGATGTCGGTCACCGCGGCATCGATCGCTGCGGCGACGTTGGTCACGTCGGTGGCCACCGCCGCCCGGGCAGCGGCGATGGCGTCCTCAACGGCGGCGGGGTCAGGCATGGCGGCACGGTCCTGTTCGTGGGGGTGACGTCTCAACTCGGTCACCGGGCGCCATGATCCTAGGCCACGACGGGACCAGCCCACCTCCTGAGCTTCGGACGAGCGTGTGGGCGCGACGACAACACCCCGGGAGGCGTCAGGGATCGAGGCGGGGTGGCAGGCCGAACAGCGGGAACAGGCGATCGGTGTCGAGGAAGGCGTGGTTCGCGACCACCCGGCCGCCTGCCATGTCGATGTCGTACCGCTCGAAGGCGTCGACGTAGCGGTCGAGCAGCGTGCGCTGCTCTTCGTCCAGCGGCTGTCGGGCCTCGGTGGCGGTGAGGTTCTGTGCGGCCAGCGAGGCCCGCGCACGCTGCAGGGCGCTGTTCACTGACGCCAGCGAGGTGTCGAGCAGCTCGGCGACCTCCGCAGCCTGCCAGCGCAGGACGTCGCGCAGGATCAGCACCGCACGCTGGCGCGGCGGCAGGTGCTGCAGCGCCGCGATCAGGGCGAGGCGCACCGAGTCGCGCGCGACGGCGAGGTCGGCGGGGTCGTCCCCGAGGGCGAGCACGCGATGGTCGGGCACCGGCTCGACCCACGTCGCCTCCGGCCGGGTGACCAGCCGCGCCTCCGCGACGGTCGACGAGGGCCCGAGGTCCATGGGGCGGGCCCGGCGCCGGCGGGTGTCGGCCATGTCCAGGCAGACGTTGGTCGCGATGCGGTACAGCCACGTCCGCACGGTCGACCGGCCCTCGAAGCGGTCCATGGCCCGCCACCCGCGCACCAGCGCCTCCTGGGCGGCGTCCTCGGCGTCGAACGCGGACCCGAGCATGCGGTAGCAGTAGCCGGTCAGCTCCAGGCGGTAGGGCTCCAGGTCGGGGTGGTTCCGAAGGATGCGGGCATCATAGAAGGGCGCGCCGGCGGGGGAGTGGCCGATCAGCATCTCTACCGCGGTCGCGCCGGGAGGGTTCGCATGGCGCCCGGGCGATGTGACCGGACCAACGCCGCCCGTGTGGGGGTGGTGGTCTGGCCGGGCCGCGTCCCCAGGCAGTGGCCGGGCCACTGTGGGCGGTGACCACGTGGGGGATCGCGTAGGCCAGCTTGGCCAGGTGGCCGGCCAGGTTGGCGTACCACGTGTGGCTGTGGACTAGGTCGCACCCGGCGACGCCGGCGACCATCGCGACGTGCACGCCCGCGCCGCCGTAGACGTCCGGCGGGTACTCGCGGGTGAGCAGCGCCGCCTTCACGTCTCGATGCGCACGTTCTTGCCGATGACGACGACGCCGTTGTCGGAGACGGTGAAGCGCTCGCGGTCCGCGTCGAGGTCCACCCCGATCTGCGCACCCGTCGGGATGCGAACACCCTTGTCGACGATGGCGTTGCGCACGACCGCGTTCCTGCCGACATCGACGTCGTGCAGCAGGACCGAGCCCTCGACCGACGCGTGGGAGTGCACGAACACCCCCGGGGACAGCACCGACCGGGCCACCGTCCCTCCCGACACCACCACACCAGGGCTGACCATGGACGTGTACGCGGACCCGCGGCGCGTGTCGTCGTCGAAGACGAACTTGGCCGGGGGAGTGGGGGGGATCCAGGTGTAGATCGGCCACCGGCGGTTGTAGAGGTTGAAGATGGGGTGCACCGAGATCAGGTCCATGTGCGCGTCGTAGTAGGAGTCGAGCGTGCCCACGTCGCGCCAGTACCCGCTGTCCCGGTCGGTGGCGCCCGGGACGGTGTTGCCGGAGAAGTCGTAGACGTGGGCATCGCCGTTGTCGACGAGCATCGGGATGATGCTGCCCCCGATGTCGTGCGCGCTCGACTCGTCCTTGGCGTCTGCCGCGACCGCCTCCATCAGCGTCGACGTGGTGAACACGTAGTTGCCCATGGAGGCGAAGATCGAGTCGGGGTCGTCGGGGAGGCCGACGGCGACCGACGGCTTCTCGTGGAATGCGGCGATCTTCGGGGCGTCCTCGACCTCGATGACGCCGAACTGGTCGGCCTGGTCTTTCGGGACCCGGATGCCGGCGACGGTCACCCCGGCTCCCGTCTCGATGTGCTGGCGGATCATCTGGCGCGGGTCCATGCGGTAGATGTGGTCGGCGCCGAACACCGCGACGTGCGACGGGCGCTCGTCGTTGATGAGGTTGAAGTTCTGGTAGATCGCATCCGCTGATCCCGAGAACCAGTGCGGACCGCGGCGCATCTGCGCCGGCACGGGCACCACGTAGTTGCCCAGCAGGGGCGAGAGTCGCCACGTCGTGGCGATGTGGCGGTCAAGGCTCTCGCTCTTGTACTGGGTGAGCACGACCACCCGGCGCAGCTCGCCGTTGATGAGGTTGGACAGCGCGAAGTCGATGAGGCGGTACAGCCCGCCGAACGGCACCGCCGGCTTTGCCCTGTCCTTCGTCAGCGGGGCGAGTCTGCGACCCTCGCCTCCGGCCAGGACCATGGCGAGAACATCTCTGTTGGTTGGCATCGCGTCACCCTACCGCGGACGCTATGGTGTCCCGGTCACCGCCCGACAGGAGATGCCATGGGGGCCGCACCGACCAAGATCCTGCTGGACGAGGACGAGCTGCCGCGCCGCTGGTACAACCTCGTCGCCGACCTGCCCGCGCCGCCGCCACCGGTCCTGCACCCGGCGACGCACGAGCCGATCGGCCCCGACGACCTCGCGCCGCTGTTCCCGATGGCCCTGATCGGCCAGGAGGTGACGACCGACCGGTACGTGGACATCCCCGACGCCGTGCGCGACGCCTACCGGCTGTGGCGGCCCTCGCCCCTGTACCGGGCGCACCGCCTGGAGCGGGCCCTCGGGACCCCAGCACGCATCTACTACAAGTACGAGGGCGGCTCCCCGGCCGGCAGCCACAAGCCCAACACCGCGGTCGCGCAGGCGTACTACAACGCCGCCGAGGGGGTCCGCCGGCTCACCACCGAGACGGGCGCGGGCCAGTGGGGCTCGGCGCTCGCGTTCGCCTGTGCCCTGTTCGACCTGTCGTGCGAGGTCTGGCAGGTCCGCGCCTCGTTCGACCAGAAGCCCTACCGCAAGTCCATGATGGAGCTGTTCGGCGCGACCCTGCACCCGAGCCCCTCCGACCGCACCGAGGCGGGGCGCAAGATCCTGGAGTCCGATCCCGACAGCCCCGGCAGCCTCGGCATCGCCATCAGCGAGGCGGTGGAGGTGGCCGCGGGCGACGCCGACACCCGCTACGCCCTGGGCAGCGTGCTGAACCACGTGCTGCTCCACCAGACGGTCATCGGCGAGGAGGCCCTGCTGCAGATGGCCAAGGCCGGCGACACCCCCGACCTGGTCGTCGGGTGCACCGGGGGCGGCTCGAACTTCGCGGGGCTGACCTTCCCGTTCCTGCGCGAGCAGCTGGCCGGCAACCTCGACGCGCGTTTCCTGGCCGTCGAGCCGGCGGCATGCCCGTCGCTGACCCGGGGTCGCTACGCCTACGACTACGGGGACACCGCCGGCATGACGCCGCTCATCAAGATGCACACGCTCGGCCATGACTTCGTCCCCGAGCCCATCCACTCGGGGGGTCTGCGGTACCACGGCATGTCACCGCTGCTGTCCCACGTCTACGAGCTCGGGTTGTTCGACGCGGTCGCCAAGGACCAGACCGAGTGCTTCGAGGCCGGCGTGCTGTTCGCCCGCACGGAGGGAATCGTGCCGGCGCCGGAGCCGACGCACGCCCTGGCTGCCTGCATCGAGGAAGCCCGGCGCTGCACGGAGACCGGCGAGGAGAAGGTGCTGCTCACCGCGCTGTGCGGACACGGCCACTTCGACATGGGCGCCTACGACCGCTACCTCGCCGGTGACCTCGTCGACTTCGCCTACCCGACCGAGAAGGTCGACGAGGCCCTGACCCGCCTGCCCGACGTCGGCCTGTAGGAGCCGCCCGCAGGGGGTGCGCTAGGACCCCAGGGCGGTGCGGGCGCGCTCCACCAGGCGGGTCAGGTCGTCGGGTCCGCTGACGGCGTACTGGACCGCCCGCCGGCGATGGTCGCGCAGGCTGCGCAGGTCACCGACCGCCTGGGCCCGCACGAGCGTGGCGAAGTCGTAGTGGCGCCCGGGCACGTCCGGGCCGCCGGTGGGAGCGTCCACGATCTGCAGCGCCGCGACGGTGGCGGGCCCGCCCTTGTGGAGCTGGCCCGTGGAGTGCAGGAAGCGCGGGCCCCAGCCGAAGGTGGTGGCGACCGTGGTGCGGGCGCGCACGAGCTCGCGGAGGGCGGCGAGCGGCGCGGCCCAGTCCGGCCCCGGCGGCAGGTAGGCCTGCAGGGACAGGTAGTCGCCGGGCTCCAGGCCGGTCAGCAGACCGGCGACGTCGCCCTGCTCGGGCTCGGGCAGCGCCCCGCCGGCGGCCTCGGCCAGCACCGCGCGGGTGTTGGTCTTGGACTCGGTGACGTTGGGCTCGTCGAAGGGGTTGACCCCGAGCAGGGCGCCGGCCAGCGCCGTCGCGATCTCCCACTGCACGAAGGCGCCGCCGACGTCCTCGCGGTCGGTGAGGTCCAGGGTCAGCACCGGGTGGCCCGCGGCGGCGAGCGCACCGGCGTCGGGGCCGGCACCGGCGAGGGTGCAGACGACGAACGCGCGGTCCTCGCCGTACGCCTCGGGGGCCCCGAGGGACTCGCCGACGACGGGGACGACGCCGACGCCGTCCTTGCCGGTGGACTCCGCGACGAGCTGCTCCACCCAGTCGCCCAGGGACGCGAGCGCGTCGGGCAGCAGCAGGGTGAGCTTGTCGCGGCCCGTCCGCGCCAGTCCGCCCATGAACGCCGCCAGCTGCGCGGCAGGGTTCCCCGCGAGCGGGACGCTGGGCGTGCAGCGCGCGTTCATCGCCGCACCCGACGCCCACACCCGGTCGATGTCCACGCCGAGGAGCGCGGCGGGCAGCATGCCGAACATCGAGAGCGCGGAGTAGCGCCCCCCGATGTCGGCCCGGTTGGTCCACACCGCACGCCATCCCTCGTCGCGCGCCTGGGTCTCAAGCGCCGACCCGCCGTCGGTGATCGCCGCGAGGTGGCGGTGGTCGGGCACGACGGCGCCGGCGCGGGCGGCGAAGGCCCGCGTCTCCTCGGTGCCGCCCGACTTGCTGGACACGAGCACCAGGGTGGTGGTGAGGTCCGCGGGGTCCAGGGCGCGGGCCACCGCGACCGGGTGGGTCGAGTCGAGCACGGTCAGCGCCGCGCCGTCGGTCTGGCCGGCGAACACCCGGGCGAACAGCTCCGGGGCCAGGCTGGAGCCGCCCATGCCCGCCAGGAGCACGCGGTCAAGGCCTGAGGCGCGCACCTCCCGGGCGAACGCCGGGAGCTGCTCGCGCCACTCGGGGAAGCCGCCGACGACGTCGAGCCAGCCGAACCGCTCCACGATCGACTGCTGGGCGCCGGGGGAGCGGGTCCACAGGGCCGGGTCGCGGTGGTACAGGCTGCTGACCGCGTCGAGGTCCGCCAGCTCGGCCATGGCCGCCTGGACGGGCTGGAGCTGCAGGACGGACTGGTTGTCGCTCATGCGCGGAGCCTACCTGTGGCAGGCTGGCGCTCTCACACGGCCGGGAGGCGGGGCGCATGCGGGTGGCGCGGTGGCGGGACGCCGCGGGGGAGTGGGTCGGCACCCTGCACGGCACGCAGGTGCGGCCGGCCGCCCGGGTGGGGGGGGCGGCGGAGGGCGACGCTGCCGTCGTCGCCCTGGCCATGGCGGGCGGGCCTCCGGACGCGGCGGGCCCGGCCGTCCCCGTCGCTGCGGTGCAGCTGCTGGCACCGGTCCGGCAGCCGCCGTCGATCCGCGACTTCTCGGCGTTCGAGCAGCATGTGGCCACCGTCCGCGGCGCGCGGGGGCTGCCCGTGCCCGACGAGTGGTACGAGCTGCCCGTCTTCTACTTCTCGAACCCCCACGTCGTCCACGGGCCCGGGACGACGGTGGGCCGTCCCCGCACGGCCCAGCTCGACTACGAGCTCGAGGTGGCGGCGGTCATCGGTCGGGAGGGGCGTGACCTCGACCGGGCGGCAGCCCTGGACGCGATCGCCGGCTACACGGTGCTCAACGACCTGTCGGCCCGGGACGTGCAGGCGCGCGAGATGCGCGCCGGGCTGGGACCGTCCAAGGGCAAGGACTTCGCCAGCGTGCTCGGTCCCGTGCTGGTCACCCCCGATGAGCTGGGGGGCACCCGTGAGCGACCCAGCGCCACGATGGTCGCACGGGTGAACGGGATCGAGTGGTCGCGTGGGGAGCTCGCCGACCAGCACCACACGTTCGCCGAGATGATCGTGCACGCCTCCCGTGACAGCCGCGTGGTCCCGGGCGACGTGATCGGGTCGGGCACGGTGGGCACCGGCTGCATCCTGGAGCTGTCGTCG includes the following:
- a CDS encoding fumarylacetoacetate hydrolase family protein produces the protein MRVARWRDAAGEWVGTLHGTQVRPAARVGGAAEGDAAVVALAMAGGPPDAAGPAVPVAAVQLLAPVRQPPSIRDFSAFEQHVATVRGARGLPVPDEWYELPVFYFSNPHVVHGPGTTVGRPRTAQLDYELEVAAVIGREGRDLDRAAALDAIAGYTVLNDLSARDVQAREMRAGLGPSKGKDFASVLGPVLVTPDELGGTRERPSATMVARVNGIEWSRGELADQHHTFAEMIVHASRDSRVVPGDVIGSGTVGTGCILELSSVHGDACYPWLAPGDVVELEVAGIGVLETTIT
- a CDS encoding TrpB-like pyridoxal phosphate-dependent enzyme translates to MGAAPTKILLDEDELPRRWYNLVADLPAPPPPVLHPATHEPIGPDDLAPLFPMALIGQEVTTDRYVDIPDAVRDAYRLWRPSPLYRAHRLERALGTPARIYYKYEGGSPAGSHKPNTAVAQAYYNAAEGVRRLTTETGAGQWGSALAFACALFDLSCEVWQVRASFDQKPYRKSMMELFGATLHPSPSDRTEAGRKILESDPDSPGSLGIAISEAVEVAAGDADTRYALGSVLNHVLLHQTVIGEEALLQMAKAGDTPDLVVGCTGGGSNFAGLTFPFLREQLAGNLDARFLAVEPAACPSLTRGRYAYDYGDTAGMTPLIKMHTLGHDFVPEPIHSGGLRYHGMSPLLSHVYELGLFDAVAKDQTECFEAGVLFARTEGIVPAPEPTHALAACIEEARRCTETGEEKVLLTALCGHGHFDMGAYDRYLAGDLVDFAYPTEKVDEALTRLPDVGL
- a CDS encoding RNA polymerase subunit sigma-70, with product MLIGHSPAGAPFYDARILRNHPDLEPYRLELTGYCYRMLGSAFDAEDAAQEALVRGWRAMDRFEGRSTVRTWLYRIATNVCLDMADTRRRRARPMDLGPSSTVAEARLVTRPEATWVEPVPDHRVLALGDDPADLAVARDSVRLALIAALQHLPPRQRAVLILRDVLRWQAAEVAELLDTSLASVNSALQRARASLAAQNLTATEARQPLDEEQRTLLDRYVDAFERYDIDMAGGRVVANHAFLDTDRLFPLFGLPPRLDP
- the glgC gene encoding glucose-1-phosphate adenylyltransferase, producing MPTNRDVLAMVLAGGEGRRLAPLTKDRAKPAVPFGGLYRLIDFALSNLINGELRRVVVLTQYKSESLDRHIATTWRLSPLLGNYVVPVPAQMRRGPHWFSGSADAIYQNFNLINDERPSHVAVFGADHIYRMDPRQMIRQHIETGAGVTVAGIRVPKDQADQFGVIEVEDAPKIAAFHEKPSVAVGLPDDPDSIFASMGNYVFTTSTLMEAVAADAKDESSAHDIGGSIIPMLVDNGDAHVYDFSGNTVPGATDRDSGYWRDVGTLDSYYDAHMDLISVHPIFNLYNRRWPIYTWIPPTPPAKFVFDDDTRRGSAYTSMVSPGVVVSGGTVARSVLSPGVFVHSHASVEGSVLLHDVDVGRNAVVRNAIVDKGVRIPTGAQIGVDLDADRERFTVSDNGVVVIGKNVRIET